The [Clostridium] colinum genome includes the window AATCCACCACTTTTAAGCCATATTTTGTTATTAAATAATTTTTCTATTTTACTTTCTATACTATATGCTTCAAATATAGGTAAATTATCGTCATACATTTCTATATTTTTAAAAATTTGCTTTAAATTATTATAGCTTTCTACATTATTTGTTACAATTTTATCTTCTTTGTTTAAAATATCAATTATTACTTTTTCTATCTCTGTATTTGCTGATAATAATTTTTTAGGAGGTTTTATATAATTTGATTTTTCTAATAAATCTTTAGCTTTTTCTATAAGATTTATTATTTCATCTTTTATATCTTCAATATTAGCTATAAGACAGTTTGTCCTAAAAATAATTCCATAGCCTTCTGGTAAATTTTCTTTAGCAAAATTTTTAAAAAATTCCCTTTTTTCTTTATCATCTATTTTTTTAGATATAGCTATGGTTTGTTCTTTTAACAATAAAACTATATATTTACCAGTAATTGTTAAATTTGTTGTAACACTTGCACCTTTTATATCTGTTCCTTGTTTATCTATTTGAATAGCTATATCTTGTCCTTCTTTTAAGTTTAAAACATACTTATTTGTTTTTTCATTATATACATAAATATCTTTTTGTTTCTTATCTGTTAGACCTAAAAATACATTTTTGTCATAACCTATATCTATAAATGCAAATTTATTAGGTAGTATTTTTTTTACCTTACCTACAAATATATCTCCTATTTGAAAGTTATTTTTTTCTTCTATTATTACTTCTTTCAGCTCATTATTTTCTATAAGCCCTGCTCTTTCATATCCAAAAAGAGAATCTATAACAAGAGTTTTACTCATTTTAACACCTACTTATAAAAATCTAAATGTATATTATTTTCATTAAAAAGTCCCACTCTTTTATAATGTATTTTATATTTTTCATAATTTAAATTTAAAAATTTATAAAGAGTTTCTATTAAAACATCTGGTTTTAGGTTTTTGCTACTTCCTGTTGATATTAAAATTTTTATTTTATTACTATCAATATAATCAATATTAAATATATCTTCTCTAATATTAACTGTTTTTACAATTTCTTTTCCTCTTTTTTTACTAATTCTTTCTACGTTTATTTCTTTTCGACTTAAAAATTTATCTATATTATTTTTACTAATATTTTTATCTAAAATAACTTCATATTCTCCTATACAAACAATAGAAGGTGCCGATTTTTGTCCTTCTTTTAGCTTAATTACATTTAAAATTTCCATACCTATTGGCATAGTTTTATTTAAAGTATTTTTTATATCTTCTTCATTTAAATGTATATCAAATTGCATATCAATATATTCTGCTTCACTTTCCATACCAAGAGGTAAAGGTATAGCAAAGCTCATTATTTGATGTGGATTAAACCCTTGAGAATAAGATATTGGTAAATTAGCTCTTTTTATAGCTCTTTGAAATATTTTTAATAAATCTAAATGTCCTGTATATTTTATTTTCCCTGTTTTAGAAAACTTAAGTCTGTATTTATTCAAAGCAAACACCTCCCCCAAAAACTTTTGCTCCACACATACTACAATTTTGTCTACAATTAGGTGTAACAATTTCTTTTTTAGCTTTTTCTATTTCTTCTATAAAAAATCTTTTAGACACACCAATAGATATATGGTCCCACGGTAATATTTCATCATAACTTCTTTCTCTATTAGCATAAAATTCTCTATTAAGGCCTGTTTGTTCTAGTGCTTTAAGCCAAGCGTCATATTTAAAGCTTTCTGTCCAACCATCAAATTTTGCTCCATTTTCCCACGCTTTAACTATAAGTTTTGATACTTTTCTATCTCCACGAGCAAGTATACCCTCTATAGAACTAACAGTTGGTTCATGGTAGTTTACTTTTACTTGTTTTCTTTCATTACTATCTTTTAAGAGATATTGCTTTCTTAAAAACTCTTCACAAGTATCTTGTGCAGACCATTGAAAAGGTGTAAAAGCTTTTGGTACAAAACAAGATGAACTAACTGTAACAGAAACACCTCTATTTCTTTTTTCTTTAGGTAGTTCATAAAATTTATCTACTATGTCTGATGCTAATTTTGAAATACCTTTTATATCTTCATCTGTTTCTGTTGGTAGCCCTACCATAAAATATAATTTAACTCTATCCCAACCACCTTCAAAAGCAAGACTACTACCTCTTAAAATTTCTTCTTCTGTTATACCTTTGTTTATAACATCTCTAAGTCTTTGTGTGCCTGCCTCTGGTGCAAATGTTAAGCTAGATTTTCTAACACCTTGTACTTTTTGCATTAAATCTAAAGAAAAAGCATCTATCCTTAAAGAAGGTAATGCAATATTAACTTTTTCATCTTTAAATTGTTCTAAAAGACCTTCTGCAAGTTTTCTAAACTCTCTATAATCGGCTGTACTAAGGCTAGTTAAAGACACCTCTTCGTGCCCTGAAGTTTCTACTAATGTTTTAGACTTTTCAAGAACGGCATCTGATGTTTTTTCTCTAACAGGACGATATACATATCCTGCTTGGCAAAATCTACACCCTCTTATACATCCTCTAAATACTTCTAAATTTACTCTATCGTGTACTACATCAATTAATGGTACAAGTTGTTTATCTGGATAAAAAACACTATCCATATCATCAACTATAACTTTTTTAATTTTTTTAGGAGCCTCTTTGTGTATTGGTTTAAATTCTTTTATTTCACCATCTTCTTTATATTCTACATTATAAAATTTAGGTATATAAATACCATCCATTTTTAATAGTTTAAGATAAAAATCTTCTTTTGTACCACCTTGCTTTTTAATTTCTTTATATAAATCAAAAAACTCGTCATATTTAACTTCACCCTCACCTATATAAAATATATCTATTATATCTGCTAATGGTTCTGGGTTATATGCACAAGGCCCACCTGCTATAATTATAGGGTCTTCTTCTGTTCTATCTTTACTCCATATAGGTATTTTCCCTAAATCTAACATATTTATAATATTTGTATAAGTCATTTCATATTGTAATGTAAACCCAACAAAATCAAAATTTTTTACATTTGTTCCTGTTTCTAATGTAAATAATTCTATATTATTTTCTCTCATTTTTTGTTCCATATCGTGCCAAGGTGCAAACACCCTCTCACAATATAAATCATCTCTTCTGTTCATAAAAAAATATAATATTTGTAGTCCAACATAGCTCATACCAACTTCATAATTATCTGGAAAACAAAATGCAAAACGTATATCCACATCTTTAGGGTCTTTTACAACCATATTTATTTCATTACCTATATATCTTGCTGGTTTTTCAACCTGCATCAATATTTCATCAATCATATTAAGTCCTCCATCTTTAGTAATTTTTTTACATAATAATAGATTTATTTTAATTTTTTAACTACGTTATATATTGTACCATTAATACCATATTTTTGTATATAGTCTAAAAAAACTTTTTCATTTAATGTAAAATAAATATTTCCATTTATAGAAACATTTATAATTAAATAGTAATCTGAACTAAGAATTAATACAATATCTTTATTTTCATAATCTTTATCTATTAAAATTTGTTTTATTTTTAATATCTTACTTTTTTCATATTGTTGTTTATTAATTATTGCTTTATAAAATTGATAAATATATTCACTTTTATTTACTTTTATAAAATATAAAGACAAACATAAAAGACTCACATTATAAGGATATAAAATAATTTGTATAAATCCTAATAAAAACATAATAAAACTACCAAATAAACTTATTTTTTTTAAAATTATACTAGCTTTTAAATCTCCTATTTTACTCCCTAAAATATAACAAAAAAACCTTCCTCCATCTAAAGGGAAGATAGGCAAACAATTAAAAAATGCAATTGATAAATTTATATTTTTCATCAACTGCATTTTTTCATTTGTAAACATATTAAAAAATAATGCTAATATTATATTTAATAAAACACCTACACTAACAATAAAAATCTTTTTATACAATTCCAATTTTTCTATATTATCTATAACTGCTATTTGTCCTATTGGCGTTATAATTATTTTTTTTATATTTAACCCAAATTTTTTAGCCACAAAAATATGTGCTAATTCGTGTAAAAATACAAATATAAAAAAATAAAAAAATATTTCGTATACTTTAAAAATTACTGTTAAAATTAATGCTACATAAAATGTTGTATTTATACTTATTTTTTTTAACATACACCCACCTATTTTATTATTAATAACTATTCTAAATAACTAGCTTTAGGTAAAGCTACAAAATCTATCGGGTTTAAATATTCACCATCTTTTACTATTGTATAGTGTAAATGTGCACCAGTAGAAAGTCCTGTATTTCCTATTAACCCAACCTTTTGGCTATGCTCTATTTTATCATATTTTTTTACTAAAGCTTCATTAAGATGAGCATACATTATTTCATAACCGTCATAAGTTTTGTATTTTATATATATTCCATAAGTCTCTGAATTACCAACATCTATTACTACCCCAGATTTTACAGCATATACAGGACTATTTTCTTCTGCACCTATGTCTAAACCATTATGAAACTCTTCTTTTTTTAATATAGGATTTTCTCTATATCCAAAATAATCTGTAATAGTGCCTTGTTCTACTGGATTTATCCATTTATTTTCTGCCCCAAGAACAACTTGTTGTGCCTTGAGGCTATCTATTTTTTTGGTGTATTTTCTATTTCTTCTTCCATTTGTTCTATAATTTTATCTTCTATAAGTAAATCTCCTTTTTTACTTAAATTATTTGTAATATTAAATTTAGATAAAATATTATTTATTTTATCGTTAAAATTAAATTCACTATCTATCATTATTTTAGTTTTTTCTATTATATCATTTGCCATACTAGAATTACTATTTGATAAATAATAAAATATTGCTATTATAAAAACACATATTATACACTGTATAAAAAATTTTGATTTTACTGGTTCATTGTTTTGTTCATCAAATCTTATCATACCATTTTTAGTTGTGTTTCTTAAATTTCTATTTTTAGATAACTGATTAGATGTATTTGTTCTAGTTGTTTTTATGTTCCTTCTTGTTCTTACATCTTTTAAAGAATTTTCTGCTAATCTTCTATAAAATTCTTTTTTATCATTTATCAAAAAAATCACCTACCTTTGTATTTTATATTTTAAATATGTACACATAAAATATATATTAAAAATAAAGGTAGGTTATTACTATTTTATAAAATATTATCTAGGTAAATATATTAAACATATTAAAAGTAAAATTGATAATACATATAATATTTTACTAACTTTTTTGCCTTTGCCTAAAAATAAATGTATTGCAACATATGATATAACCCCAAAAGCTATACCAACCAATATACTATTAGTAAGTGGCATTAAAATCATAGTTAAAAAGGCTGGTACTGCCTCATCTATGTTTTCAAAATCTATAAATTTTATTATATTTATCATTAAAACACCTGCAATTATAAGTGTAGTAGCTGTTGCCGCCGAAGGAACTAAAGCAACAAGAGGAGATAAAAATGTTGATAATAAAAATAATATCCCTGTTACTACTGCCGTTAGACCTGTTCTACCACCTTCTATAATACCTGCAGTACTTTCTACATATGTAGACACAGTAACACTTCCTATACTAGCTCCAGCACATGTTGTTATAGAATCTATCTCTAATATTTGCGGTATTCGTTTATTAGTAAACCCTTCTTTGCTTATCTCTGCAAAATTATCTGCAACAATAAGCATAGCCATTGTTTCAAATATATCCATTATACATATAGAGAAAAGCACTACTAATATTGCCATCGTTGTTTCAAAAATAAGACCTGGATTGTCAAATTCTATAAGCCCTCTAAAATCTAACTGAAAAAATACTGCATCTAAATTTATAGGGTTAGAAAAATCTAAATTTTTTAAGCTAATAAGACCTAATGGAAATGCTAATATTATACAAGCTATCTTACCTATAAATATAGACCCATATATATGTTTTTTATGTAATATAGTTATTAAAATTACACCAGCTAAAGCTAATATAGCCGTTTTTGTATCTTTACTTGTTATGTTTGCAAAATCAAATAAATTAGTATTTAAAGCACTTTGTTCTACTATATGTGCTTTTAAAAGCCCCTGATACGCTATAAACAACCCTATCCCACAAGTAACTGCATATTTTATATTTTTAGGTATAGCTTTATGTATCTTTTTTTCCATACCAAATATAGCTAAAATAAAAAATATTATACCCGATATAAAAACAATAGCTAAAGCTTGGTTATATGTATATCCAAAACTTATACATACTGTGTATGTTATAAATGTTCCGACTGCTAAGCTAGGACCTTGTACAAAAGGTAAGTTGGTTAAATACCCCATAATTATTGAACTTAATCCCGAACATA containing:
- a CDS encoding M23 family metallopeptidase yields the protein MDSLKAQQVVLGAENKWINPVEQGTITDYFGYRENPILKKEEFHNGLDIGAEENSPVYAVKSGVVIDVGNSETYGIYIKYKTYDGYEIMYAHLNEALVKKYDKIEHSQKVGLIGNTGLSTGAHLHYTIVKDGEYLNPIDFVALPKASYLE
- a CDS encoding TIGR03960 family B12-binding radical SAM protein produces the protein MIDEILMQVEKPARYIGNEINMVVKDPKDVDIRFAFCFPDNYEVGMSYVGLQILYFFMNRRDDLYCERVFAPWHDMEQKMRENNIELFTLETGTNVKNFDFVGFTLQYEMTYTNIINMLDLGKIPIWSKDRTEEDPIIIAGGPCAYNPEPLADIIDIFYIGEGEVKYDEFFDLYKEIKKQGGTKEDFYLKLLKMDGIYIPKFYNVEYKEDGEIKEFKPIHKEAPKKIKKVIVDDMDSVFYPDKQLVPLIDVVHDRVNLEVFRGCIRGCRFCQAGYVYRPVREKTSDAVLEKSKTLVETSGHEEVSLTSLSTADYREFRKLAEGLLEQFKDEKVNIALPSLRIDAFSLDLMQKVQGVRKSSLTFAPEAGTQRLRDVINKGITEEEILRGSSLAFEGGWDRVKLYFMVGLPTETDEDIKGISKLASDIVDKFYELPKEKRNRGVSVTVSSSCFVPKAFTPFQWSAQDTCEEFLRKQYLLKDSNERKQVKVNYHEPTVSSIEGILARGDRKVSKLIVKAWENGAKFDGWTESFKYDAWLKALEQTGLNREFYANRERSYDEILPWDHISIGVSKRFFIEEIEKAKKEIVTPNCRQNCSMCGAKVFGGGVCFE
- a CDS encoding NCS2 family permease, coding for MIDYIKKFLYKKFDIIEHNSSLRTEILAGVTNYFTLIYLVMLVPEILMNIFTGIILEDGTIIGGCALENGITLNEMLISLTAASFICSGLSSIIMGYLTNLPFVQGPSLAVGTFITYTVCISFGYTYNQALAIVFISGIIFFILAIFGMEKKIHKAIPKNIKYAVTCGIGLFIAYQGLLKAHIVEQSALNTNLFDFANITSKDTKTAILALAGVILITILHKKHIYGSIFIGKIACIILAFPLGLISLKNLDFSNPINLDAVFFQLDFRGLIEFDNPGLIFETTMAILVVLFSICIMDIFETMAMLIVADNFAEISKEGFTNKRIPQILEIDSITTCAGASIGSVTVSTYVESTAGIIEGGRTGLTAVVTGILFLLSTFLSPLVALVPSAATATTLIIAGVLMINIIKFIDFENIDEAVPAFLTMILMPLTNSILVGIAFGVISYVAIHLFLGKGKKVSKILYVLSILLLICLIYLPR
- a CDS encoding TIGR03936 family radical SAM-associated protein, giving the protein MNKYRLKFSKTGKIKYTGHLDLLKIFQRAIKRANLPISYSQGFNPHQIMSFAIPLPLGMESEAEYIDMQFDIHLNEEDIKNTLNKTMPIGMEILNVIKLKEGQKSAPSIVCIGEYEVILDKNISKNNIDKFLSRKEINVERISKKRGKEIVKTVNIREDIFNIDYIDSNKIKILISTGSSKNLKPDVLIETLYKFLNLNYEKYKIHYKRVGLFNENNIHLDFYK
- a CDS encoding ribonuclease E/G, with amino-acid sequence MSKTLVIDSLFGYERAGLIENNELKEVIIEEKNNFQIGDIFVGKVKKILPNKFAFIDIGYDKNVFLGLTDKKQKDIYVYNEKTNKYVLNLKEGQDIAIQIDKQGTDIKGASVTTNLTITGKYIVLLLKEQTIAISKKIDDKEKREFFKNFAKENLPEGYGIIFRTNCLIANIEDIKDEIINLIEKAKDLLEKSNYIKPPKKLLSANTEIEKVIIDILNKEDKIVTNNVESYNNLKQIFKNIEMYDDNLPIFEAYSIESKIEKLFNNKIWLKSGGFLIIDYVEAMTIIDVNTGKNITKTFEEMIFKTNKEAIEQIAKEIRLRNISGIILVDLIDMKNEEHKNQLQQYMKQLSKADRMPINVYPINELGIMQLTRKKGLKPLYEIVSKPCNVCSGTGRVKNESYIANTIKNQILSIFSNTIYKRVVVSANSKIIDSLKNINIDKIEDKKVEFDIIYSNKYDYFTIQKFID
- a CDS encoding site-2 protease family protein, encoding MLKKISINTTFYVALILTVIFKVYEIFFYFFIFVFLHELAHIFVAKKFGLNIKKIIITPIGQIAVIDNIEKLELYKKIFIVSVGVLLNIILALFFNMFTNEKMQLMKNINLSIAFFNCLPIFPLDGGRFFCYILGSKIGDLKASIILKKISLFGSFIMFLLGFIQIILYPYNVSLLCLSLYFIKVNKSEYIYQFYKAIINKQQYEKSKILKIKQILIDKDYENKDIVLILSSDYYLIINVSINGNIYFTLNEKVFLDYIQKYGINGTIYNVVKKLK